The Candidatus Zixiibacteriota bacterium genome contains the following window.
CATCAAATCTCCTTCAGCGTCTTCACCTGCCGCAGCTTGCGAAAGAGCTGAATGTACTCCCGCACCATAATCTCCTCTGCCTGCGATAACCCTTCCATCATCGGTATTCCGATCCTCAATACCGCGCGCACAATATCCGCGGTGGTGCGATCATACCGGTCGGCCAGTTCCTTCAGCCGCCCTTTTAGGTCCGGGGACACGAACACGTTGAGACAGTGATCGCCTCGCGTCTTCTGACACTCGTCGGTAGTATTCATCCGTTCTCCTCTGCCATTGGGTTTAGCTGTAGGGTTTAGTGATATTTTTCATGCCCGATAAGGATCTGCGGCGTCGTAAGACGCAGCCCGAAACGGTCACGGATCCTGCGCAATACGGGTCGCCAGGTCTGGTCCGGATTGCGTTCTCGTATAATATGATCGATTTCCTCGCGGTGGGGCGACTGACAGATAGGGCATTCGAATTGGCTGGCCGACGCGACCCCGAAGAGCTTCGCCACCAGCGGCGCCAGCTTGCGGCGCAGTTTGCGCAGCGCCCGCTGGTGCATCGCCTCGAGCCGATGCCCGCTTCGGCCCGATCGTTCGGCGATCTCCCGGATCGTCCGTCCCATGAAATGAACTTGCTCGACTATCTCGCGCTCATCGTCCGAAAGCGTCTCAATGGCCGCCCTGACCGCCGAGCGAATGAGCTCCCGGCGCGAACCTTCTGCGTCGTCGGGCGTGTCACTACCCGACAGGATCTCCGCCGCTTCATTGTCCGGATCAAGTATGTCCGGCCACGGGACGGCGCTGTCGTCAGCCTGGACCGAGGGATCGCGCCCGAGTTCGGCGATCCAGTTCTGGTAGATGATCCGTTGTGTAGCCATATGGCTATGTTCTCCTGTGGTGTCGCGTTTTCATTCCCTTCGTGCCGACAGGCGCATCGCGGCCGTCCCACAAGTTGAAAGAGTTGCGGCAGAGCCTGCCCCGGACTTGATCCGGGCTCCTTGTCCCGGCTCGATGAAAGAGGGACGGGACTGAGACCTGCCGCCAACCTGTCTCGCCTATGGGATAGCTTCTACCTACCCTGCGGCACTGACGTCATCGTAGTCGTACCGTGTCCGCTGCGCTACCACGGACGGTTCACATGTGATGGGGTGTCATGGCGACAACCGGTATCACGTGAATCGCTTTACCCATGATGGCGAGGCCGCGTACAAATGCCGGGCGCAGGCCAAAAACACCTGATTTTGCGCACCGAATTTGCGTATACTTGGGGGCAGCGTTGAACGGTAACGAATTGCTCAGGGAATGAGGTGCAACTCGGATGTCGGATTACACAAAACGTAACGGCCGTGGCAGCATTGTCAGCGGGGTGATTATCCTCGGCGTGGGACTTTTCTTCTCGGGAGTGAATTGGGAAGTGCTGCCGCCGGTACAGGATAGTTGGCCGCTTTTCCTGATAATCGTCGGCGTAGCTTTGATTGTCGGGAATCTGTACCGCCGGGGATCGACACGTGATGAATCCGAAACTCCGCCGCCGCCCCCGATGCCATGAAGGAGTCGTCTCTGGAGAACCAGGAATACAAGCGCGAGACAGTTTATTCGCCCGGCCACAGCGGGTTTGAACCGTCGGACCCCATGGCCATATTCAAACTGCAGACCGATAACGGCGCCTTTGCGCGCTCTCATTGGACCTGGGTCTCGCTCGGAGTACTGCTCGTCTTTTATCCGGGCCTGTCACTGATCGGTATCGGCGAAGATCCTACCGTTTTGCTCCGCAGTCTGAATCAGGGCGTGCTTATTTTCCTGCTTATCGCCACGATCTTGTTTCAATGGACCATCTTCCTGGTCAATTACGTGACCGTCTATTTCGAGGGCACGGGGCTGGCCGGAGTCGGCCTGAGCAGGCTTAGAGGTATTGATTTCGCCTGGGGTGGCGCGTTCTTTCTCGCCGCCTGGCTGCTTCTCACCGGCCTGGCCTGGTTACTGGGACAGGCCGGGATGCCGCTGCCGGGTGAGGTGGAGATGTTGATCCCGACGGAGTCGCTGGGCAAAGTAGTCTGGGTGGCGGTTTCGTTTACAGCGGGCTTCTGCGAGGAAATCGGTTTCCGAGGGTACCTCATGACTCGGCTCAGAATCCTCGGCCGTTTCCAAAGCTGGGTAGTCCCAACCATCGTGTCCGCAGTTGCTTTCGGCATCTGCCACGCCTACCAGGGCCTCCCGGGGTTCATCCTGATTTCGGTTTACGGGGTTCTGTTTTCTCTGCTGTACATCCGTACCGGTCGGCTTTGGCCCTGTATCATTGCCCACTTCTTTCAGGACTTCGGCGCCCTGTTCCTTCCGCGGTAAACAGGACTTTGTTAGCCGTCAATTACTAGGATACTCGGCCCTAAGGGGCGATCTTGCAGGAAGTTCGACCTATCGCTGCAAGTGTTTTATTAAGTGGACTCAATCGCAGGCAGGAACAAATTCATCGATTTTTTCTGTTGCTTTTCCGTGTAGCCAGTTGTTTATTTATTGTAGGATTGAGAAGACGTCGCCTGGGAGTTAACCGGGCACGCAAGATTAAGGGACGTTGGTGTCGAGTTGGGTTCCCCTCCCCCCCCTAACTCTTGGCACCACCTGGCGGCGCTAAAAATCACTCTGGCAGAATTTGCGCCGCCAGGCTCCCCTTTTTTTTGTTTAAGATTGGACTAATCTGGACGGCAGGAGAGCGCATAATCCGCTGTGTCAGATCCTGCGCCGACGGGTGGTGGACATCCTCGTCCGCCACGTTCAATTCCGGAGACAACCGCTTCATGGCGGGTTTCCGCCATGGCGGACAGGTGAAGCAAACCCACCCTACGGACCTCCAAACAGCGGGACAACGGATCGTGTGCTACTTCAGTAGGATCATCTTGCGCGACGCAACGAGTTCACCCGCCCGCAAGCGATAGAAACAAACACCGCTCGCGACCGCTCTGCCGTGATCATCAGTGCCGTTCCAGATGACACGATGTGTCCCTGGCGGCACCGATTCATCGATCAGCGTTGCGATCTTCTGTCCGAGCACGTTGAAGATACTCAGCTCTACTGGAAGCGCTTTGGGTATCGAGTACTCTATTTCGGTGGCCGGGTTGAACGGGTTGGGATAATTCTGCGCGAGATGGAACTCCCTGGGAAGGCCATCGGGATCGTTGCCGACATCGGTCGGCAGGTATACGTGGGGTCGCCCGAATACGTTCAGACCATCGACACGCGGATCGGACCAGACAAACCATGCCCGCCCCCGAAACGCGTCAACCGCCGGATCGCGCATGAATTCGGTTGTCGTCGTTGAGGCCGCTTCATTTACTCCGATCAGCGTGAGGGCGGGATCGACAATCTGGAAGTAGGCTTTCGGCGCGCCGCCGCGTTGATCGAGCCAGACAAGGCTGGAATGTTGATTCTCACATAGCGAGACAGCCGGCGACAACGGCAACGCCTGCGGCGAATCGGTGATCTCGATCGGCCCGCCCAACACGCTGCCGTTCGAGCTCAACATAGTCAGAAAGCCTCTCCTGACCCCAAGATCGGATCCAATCCAGAACACCGCCACCCGACCGTCAGAACCAATATCTACAGCGGCATCCTCTATCGTCCCCGGTGAGGTCGGCGCGTACACAAACGAACCGGCATCGCTGCGATCAGGATTGAACCGTCGCACCTTGACGCTCGGCGTGGCCGCGCCCACGTCCAACCAGGCCACCGCGATGTGATCGGTGTTGTCGTTTCCCACAGCAAGGCGGGTTAACGAAATGTCTTGCGCCGGCTGGGAAAGGAGCACATCAGATCCCTCCGGAAGGCCTGTATTCGCCAACCACCTAGCGTAAACCTGCGGCGCGCCGGAGCGGCTGTCCAGCCATGCCACCAGCCCGGTGCCGTCGGACAGTAACGCGGCTGCCGGTGAAGACTTCGCGGCCAGCGAAAGCGAATCTGAAAAGAGAATTTCGCCTGACCTGAATGCGCCGTGAGGTGTCATCCGGCGGCCAAAAATGTGTTGACCGGAAAAACCGCCGACGTTACGCGCATCGTTCCAGACAAGCAATACCCAGTCGCCGTTGATGGCCATGTTCGGTTCCGCCTGCAAACTCCGCCCCACATCCTGGTTGGCCCTGGCTTCGCCGCCGAGAAAATCTCCGGCGTGCGATATGACGCGTACGAAGATATCGCCTTCGTCATTGCGACGGTCGACCCAGGCAACCAGATTCCACCAGTCGGTAGTGGTGAGAATGCGCGGAGAGACTGAATGTGCTCCCTGCGAGTCGTCGTTGGCCATAAGCTCGGCGCCAAGACGGCGGTTGCCCGAGGCCTCATAGAGCATGAGGGCAATATCAGGGTCGTCATCGGCCGATTCTGTCCAGGCCACCGCATAATGGCCGCTCCGACCGAAAGCCGCCGATGGCGCCCAGCGCTGGCCGAGAGCATTCATATTGACTACGGCGGGAAGGCCGCTCGGCGCCATCCCGGAATCGAGCATAAGTGACTCAATCGAGTTGTCGGCTCCAGAGGCGCTCCACAGGGCGTGGATTCTCCCGCTCGTGGACGCTGAAAGATGGAGATCACGATTCAGCACTGAACCGAGACCACTGGAAATGAGTTGGTTGCTTCCCACCAGGCCGGTGGTTTGGTTGTACCTCTGCAGGTATATTTCCTGACCCTGGCGGTGATCGGTCCAGCCGATTACGTAACGGTCTTTTGTCGAGTAAGTTATTCTCGGCGAATACTGGTTGGCTGTATTGGCCGGAGGGGGCACGAGCGCGAAATCGCTGCCGACAGCGCTCCCCGCGCCCGTATACTGGCGGGCGTAGATGTCCGCCTGGCCGCTGCGATAGTCTTCCCAGCTGACTACGAAACCGGAGCCAGGCGCGCAGGCCACAGTCGGCGCCCAGTGATTGACCGAACCTCCATCGGTATTAACCTGCACCGGCCCGACCAAAGACAATCCGGCTGCTGAGTAGAGCCGCATTTGAATAGTCGAACCCAGGGCGGAATAACCCTCCCAGACCATGACGATCTGGCCATCGGGAAACACCGCCATGTCCAGCAGACCGGCGAATCCGCTCAGGCTGGTGTCGCTTACGAGTACCGGGCCCCAATCCGGGGAACCATCGGCAGCAAAACGGGAAACGAAGATCATGCCGCCGGTCTGATCGCGCCAAGAAAAGTAGATGCGGCCCAGCGTATCCAACGCAAGTCGTGGGTCAGCAAAGTCAGCCCCTATCGACGAACTTGCCAGTAGTTCGTTGCCGGCACGCGGAGTCCCCAGTGAATCGTACCGCTGACAAAAGATCTTCCGGCTGCCCATCCGGTCATCATCCCATACTACCCACCAGTCACGATCGGCGATCTGAACTACTCTGCCTCGATTCTGATCGAACCGGGCGGGTGAGACAGACAGCGATATGCGGAAATCATCCCCGTTCGCAGCCGCTAGCGCGGAAGCGGCCGCCAACAGAACAGGCTGACCGCGACGGTTCAGGTCAAGCCCGGACAGGCGCTGGTCGTGAGAGAGCCGATGTTCCACATCGGCAGTCGCTGACCGGGTCAGCTGCAACGACAGCGCGAAACAGACAAGAATCGGGCGCAACACTGATTTCCACTCCAGCACAAACGTAGGGGACATCGAAAACTGTAAGCGCAAAAGAGGTGCCTGTAATATAAGCATGGCGCCCGCTCGGCGCCAGAAGAATCCCCGCCCAAGGTCTTAGAAAACACATACTTACCGTCGCGGCCGAGGTACTTATCGGTGAGCCTCACTCACCCGCTCTCGGGAGGCGCAAGTCCATGCATATTCGGAGGCAGAATGGCTGCTCCAGGGGATGCGCAGATTCTGCTCCTGCCGTACTATTCACTTGCAAGGAGCAAAACACCGATATTGCTTGAAACCCATGCTAACCGATTGCCGTACTTTATCATGGGACCATGTCGGGGAAGTTTCCGTCTGGTCCGCTGTAGAGCTTGTAAAGAGGCATCGTGTATGGCTATGTGTATCGATACGGCAACCGAACACCCGTGGGGCGAAGATTGAAAAAAGGTCGCCCCGGTCACTTTGTGGAGTAGGCAGGCAACTTTGAGCTGTTGGCTAAGACAAATCATTCTAGCCGGCGTGGTCATCTCCTCGGCGGTAGCGACCGGCTGGTCGCAGGAGCGCACCCAGTCGCTCAAAGAACAACTGCAGAGCGAGCTGGACCGCCTATCCCGCGACGCTGCCGAGGAGTATCTTGACATACTCGAGAGTCTCCGCGATGTCTTGGACGACTACACCGACTACAAGCGTGAATCGCCCGACGACGCCGGGCACAACCCCAGGGCAGTAGAAGTGCTGCGCCAGAATATCCGGAAGGGATCGTACGGAGATAACCCCGAGAAACTGCTTGATGACCTGAGCGAGGCCATAGCAGAAATAAAGATGACCGAGAGCGATCACCGGGTCAGGTTCAACACGAACAACCCGAACTGCTGCCGATTGGATCGCGGCCTGAGAAAAGAGCTGGTCATCATCACCGAATTGGTCGAGGACTACCTGGACACCCAGCCGGGTGAGGTGCTTCGCTGGGACGAGATCAGCAGCTATGTTTCGAAGGCAATGAAGGCCCTGGCCGAATTGGAGAGCGCAAAGAAAAGTCACGGCGTCGAGGCCGAGGAGCTTCGCAAGGCGATCGACATGTTGCGCGCTCTGGGACTTGAGCGAAGAATAATCGTTGCCCCGGGGATGGCTCCTGAGGCCGAGCTGCCGGAGATGCACGACATACCGGAGATGCACGACATACCGGAGATGCACGACATACCGGAGATGCACGACATACCGGAGATGCCCGAATTACCTGAAATGCCCGAGATCCCGGAGTTTCCGGCGCCGCGCTCGCGCGGAAGGTCATCAACCCGGCAAGGCGAGCGCCACGTGCTTCACGGACAAGTGAACGTCACCAACACTTCGTGGCCGATAGTCGTTGAGAATCCATCGGGCGACATTGTCGTCAAAGGTGTTGACGGCAGGACCATAATTGCGACTCTCTCGCTCGAAGTAGCGTCTACCTCCCGAGCGAAGGAAAAGGAGTATCTTGAGCGAACCGTTCTCGCCGTTGGGAAAGAGGCAAACCGGTACGCTGTGTCGGTAGATCTCCCTCGTCTTAGCGATCACCGCACCGAGTTGGTCGGCAGCACGCTCGAGGTGTCTGTCCCGCGCGGCAGCAAGATCGATTGCTCGAGTGCCTTCGGCACCGTACTGGTGACTGAGATAAAGGCGCGCGTGACGGTAGATGCTGAGAATTCCACTGTCGAACTCCAGCGCCTAACCGGAGGGGCGGCCGTGCGCAGCTCGATGGGAGCGGTAACACTGACGGACGTTTCCGGTAACATGGACATAGAAACCTCTTACGCTCCGCTCAAGATGCTCCGCTGCAGCGGGACAATGCTTCTCGAAAACCAGTACAGCCCGATCTCGCTGGAGGACTGCCGGGGGGATGTCGAGATCAATAACACGAGCCTGGTCGAGATTTCGCATCACCAGGGCAATCTCACAGTCGAAAATCTCTATGGTCGGATCCAGATCGAGAAAGTCGAAGGTAACTTGTTTGTCAAGAATGGCTACCAGGCGATTGACGTAACCGATGTATCCGGCTCTGCCGAGCTGGAAAACCAGTACGCCGAGATCAGCGCCGACGGGATCAGGGGCAGCCTCTCAGTAACCAACAACTATGGCCCGATTTTTGTCGAGGCCCTGGCCGGTCCTCTGGAACTGAGCAACTACTACAGCAACAGCAGTATTTCCCTTGGTCGCGACTTCAGGGGCGGATCGACTGTCTCCAGCACCGGCGGTACAGTCAAGGTGTCGTTTTTTGGGCAACCCAATCTAGTGCTCGCGGTGCATAGTGTCGGCGGCAGCATTTCGAGCAGCCTGCCGCTCTCGGTGAGATCGCAAGGCGAGTCAAAATCAGCCGAGCTGGTGCTGGGCGAGGGGGGCGAGACGTTCGAGATTTCCGGCACCGGCAGCGCTATTATCGTGCAAGGGCGATAGGCGGGTGTGATCCCTCTTATCGAACAACGGGTTCACTTCTTATAAGCGGCCCACCGCACCCGGTCAGTTGATATCGATGAGCTTTATGGGAAGCATGGCCAGGAGCAGCCAGCCTGCCCAGAGGCAACATACCACCACCGCCGCTCTGCGCTTCGAAATGCCCGTCACGATCGGCAGGGCGGTTACCATAAGTATCGCAATCCAGATGCTAAAGATATCCAATCGTTCCAATACAGTAATAAGCAGCGATCCCTCTGATTCTCCGCTGACAAACGCGGCCGGACCTAGTTGAACGTCATAGCTTCCCTTTACGACCATGAGTGCGGCCACGATGATCTTCTCCGGAATCGTTACAAGGAAGATGAAACTCACAGCGGAGAACAATTGCTTGAAAGACGCTCTTTCTCGCAGCGACAGTGTTGACAATAAGAGGATTGTCGACACTGCGATCACTTTCATCACGTTAATTCCAGTCAATATAGCCGCTCCCAGGGCCACCTTCGTGTACGATATTGAGGTCGTCCTCTGGGCATCTATGTTGTGCAGCCGACGCGACACTTCCTGGGGTGAGAGTGTTGAATCGTTCGAGATTCGCTCCTTTAGATCAGCCATACGGTATCGACTGGTGGCCGCCTCAAATCCTACCGCGACCAAAGAACAAAGTACAAGCGGAACAAGCCATCGCGGAGTCTTCGAAAGCTCCCTGAAAGCTCTAGAAGGCTCGAAGAACAGATATGCAATTATCTTCAAATAACCGTATGGCTTAGTAGCCGGCGTTTCAACCGCCATTGCAGTCGATGCATTTCCCATTTCAGCATCTCCCATCCAATTAGTAATGTGCGAGCGATCCGGCGCGACGCGCTTGATTGAATCCCATCCGAACCGCCGTAAGTCCCAATGGCAATGTAACCAGAGATAGAATAAACAGAATTGTCAACTGTGGTGCAATTGTCGCTGTCGAAGCATTCTTGATAAGCGCGAGCCGCAACGCGTCCAAAGCGTAAGTAGTTGGCAACACGACCGAGATTGGTTTGAGGTAGCTCGGCAGATACTCCACCGGGAACAGCACGCCGGAAAACAAACCGGTCAACGCTGTAAAGGCCCAGGAAATCGGATCGCCAACCTTGGTCACAATGATAATGCCCGCGCTCATCAGGCCGATTCCCGAGAGTGAGGTGACGGTCAGAAACATAGCAGCAATGGCTGCAGGCACGTTGATATCCATCGGGATGCCAAAAACAAGTACCACAATTGCCAACAACAAGGCCACGTTCACCAGGACTTGCAAGAAATTCATCAGTCCAGAATAGAGCAGTATCAACTCAAGGGGAGTATTGGACAAGAGTAAGAACTCAAGAGTGCCCATTTGCTGCTCAGAACGGATAGTACCGGAAAACGAGCTGAGCGACACTCCCAGGAAGCTTGAGAAGGCCGTACCAATAATCAGGTAGGCCAAGAGATTCCCACCATAGGCGGCAAGGGCCGGAAAACTGTTGCCGTCGTTTAGGAATGTTCCCATAAATGTAAACTGCAGTAAACCAACAAAGCTGCCCACTATTCCCAGCACCAGCGCTGTCCTGTAGCTGAACAACGTTATGAGGCCGCGCTTGATAAACAAGAAAGCTCGATACATCGCCTCACCCCGCCAGTTGAATGAACACGTCTTCAAGGGACGCGGTACATGTATTGGCTCGTACAATCGCCAGACCTGAGTCCGTGACTTCTTTGAGCACGGCGCCCATATCGAACGAGCCGTTAGAGGTTATTACCAAGCGGGTGTCGGTCGCATCGATCGTGTGCAAATCGGACACTGATCTAATTCGTTCGGCCAGAGTATTCAAGCGATTTGCGGAAAAGTCAGAGGTACGGCAAAAGTCGATCTCAAAGCGCGTCTTCTTGCTCAAGCCCTGGAACTCCGCCAGGGTGCCGACCATCAAAAGCTTTCCCTCTTTGAGAAACCCAATCTGGTCAGACAGCCGCTCTGCCTCGGTCATATCGTGAGTTGTGAGAAGGATGGTTTTCCCCCGGTCCTTCTGTTCGGTCAGGATCTCTCTAATCGTGCGGGCAGAGGCGGGGTCGATGCCGCTATTTGGCTCATCGAGCAAAAGCACTGGCGGATCGTGCAGGAGTGCTCGTGCCAAAGCCAGGCGCTTTTTCATGCCGTTGGAGTAGCGCATGTATTGGAGTTTTGCGTCACCTTCCAAACCGACGAGCACCAGTAAACGTCCAATCCGCTCCGTCAGCGCGTGGCGCGGTATTCCGTATAGACCGCCGAAGAACTCCAGGTTTTGGGCGCCGGATAGTCGGTAATAGAAGCTCCGCTCTTCTCCCAGGACTAACCCTATACAGGCACGCGCTTGATATTCCCGTGTGCGCATGTCGTGATCACAGACTGTGACAGATCCAGCTTGAGGGACAATCAGACCGGAAACGATTCGAAGCAGCGTGGTCTTCCCCGCTCCATTCGGTCCAAGGAGCGTGAAGATGCAACCTGGCTCCGACATGAGAGACAGTTCATGTAAAGCTGGCCGCGTACTTTTGGCATACTGGTAGCTAATCTGATCCAGCGCAATCATGTGGGACGGGCCTCACTGGTTCTTCTGGAACGCGCGAGCACATGCACCAAGACCGAAACTACGAAGTAGCCCACGACACCGACCACCCCACCGAGCATTCCCGCATTCGCAGTAACATGGCTGAAAATTGGAAACAGGAGAGAGCGTGTGTAATAGTAGATATAGCCAAGAGCAACGCCTGAAGTGAACAGACCCCAGATCTCAACAAGGCTCTTTGTCGGTATGTGCGCGGCCGCCCATAGCGCCGCGGCAGCGCACAGCAGGACGGCCACGGTCCATTTGGACCTCGGCCGCACCACAAACACAATTGAGTTGATGAAGACGCCCCTGCAGACAATCTCTTCTAATGTTGCCCCACCTACCTTCCATGGCATTGAAGACTCGTACGACCAAATCGTACCTGGATACCTGTGAATCAGGATCGCGCCAGTAATGACTATCAAGACTACGCTTATCCACAACTTCCGATCGATCACAAATCCCCATGCGACAAAGCTCGGCAAATCTCGCGACAATCCTACAAGACCTGCGGCGGCAAAGAAGATTGTCCAGGCCAGCAGGAATACCGCCAAAGTTAGCTCTACCAGTATTGGAGAAGTATGCATCATGCCAGCACGCATGATGTTGGTGCACAGTCCGGTGGCGGCGTAAAGTATCGCCGCTGAAAGCAACAAATAACACCACCGGATCTGCGCGCTTGTATGAATTCCACGATTCAAAGCTGTGTCTTCCCGCGAACGTCCTCGGCAGTCAAACACTGCCTGACGTCATCAAGGCTCATCGTCTGGACTGGCTGACCTCAAGGCATCATTCACTTGAGGCAAGACTCTCAGAGGTTTTCCAGTTTTATTGGCATCCAAGGCGCACATTGCGCCTTGGGTTGCGCTAATCACGAGTCATAAATAAAGTAGAAACAGTAGTCACAATCAATGCCGCACCAACTGCTACAAAGTGCGGGACTACCAGTGCACCCGACCACAATGAACGGTATGCCACACCCAAAGCTCGATGTCGCCTGAGTAGGTTGTACTATCCATTTCATGCGTAATTCCTCCGCTATGTCGCGTCTTGGCCCTCATCATATGCACAAGCCAGGGTTTTCTGTTGTGTTCCTTCGCACGATGCGTTAGACAAAACTGTGAATCCGAAGTGCTCGGCACGAGTTTAGTAAAGCACTACGCACTTGTTGCCATAACAGTAGTCACAAGGGTCGGCGTCAGCGAAACAGGAGTCGCTACAACAGAACACAAACGTGCATATTTTCATATATATGACGCCATCGAACTGCGTACTTGGTTCAGCGATCCAATTCACAATCCACCTCCTTTCACACAAAACGGTTCTGGTTATATCATCCAACTCCACGGCTCAAATTAGCCTGCCTCCATAGTGCTCAATTCGACACATAGCCCGTATCTGGATTCGAAGGATCGGGCGCGGGGGAAGAGATGTTCACTTGTCCACGAACTGGTGACAGTAATCCGCGCCCTTGTGCCTCCTTCATCACCATCAACATCGGTTTGAGGTTGTGTGCCCACCAAACACAAGTAGTGCCCTGCGGATCAGTCAGCTCCTGAGAGTGAATTGTCCTGTATGGGCACCCGCCCAAGCATAAGGGTAGCACTTCACATACCAATCCGAAATCCGTGAGCCAGAGCGGTGCGATATGCACCGACCATCCAGAAAGAGAACTCCTGGCTCGCCATGCATTGAGACGCTATATCAGGACAGGAATTCGAGTAGTGCACAGTCTGCCCGAAGTATAGGCGAATATTAGGTTTCGAATGCAAGCCATGGCCCCTGAGAATGGAAAGCAACTCCGGAACATCCTCTGCGTTCCGCCGGTCTATGTTCACTCTGATGGACACTGCCGGTTTGCCTTTTTCTCCCATATAGCAGATATTGTCGAGTATTCGATCGAATGTTTCTCCTCCACCTCTCAGTGGTCTTCTCCTATCATGAACGTGCTTTGGCCCGTCTATGGTGATTTGGACGAACTTCACCTGATTCTGCGCCAGGAACTCAACATTGTCTGGGGTCAGCAGGTAGCCAATCGTAATCATGCCACTGTGGTAGACGCTTTTCTTTGACTCGCAGATTCGCACAAATCCAGTCGTTAAAGACTGGATTACATCCCTCGAAAGCAGAGGTTCTCCGCCGTACCACATGGCAAAGAATGCGGCGTTTTGCGGGATTTCCTTTTCGCACAGATACAACAAGTGCTCTTGAACGCTCTTGGACATGTCGCTGTCCTGATCCACCGCCATGCAATGTATGTCCTTACTTTCGTAGCAATAGTCGCAGGCAAAGTTGCACCTGCAGGTGGGCACGATTGTCAAACCGAATCCCTGATGGCCAAACCGTGCCTGGTAGTGGGAGGCCCTGATGGCGTCCAATTCGTCCAGTTCGGCGGGTGTGACAAACCCACCCTCTTGCAGGTTAACCACAAAATCGTCCTGTCCGTCGCCGTTGATTTCGCCCCGTGCGACTACATCGCATTATCGTTGATAGCTCTGCGGATC
Protein-coding sequences here:
- a CDS encoding sigma-70 family RNA polymerase sigma factor, whose protein sequence is MATQRIIYQNWIAELGRDPSVQADDSAVPWPDILDPDNEAAEILSGSDTPDDAEGSRRELIRSAVRAAIETLSDDEREIVEQVHFMGRTIREIAERSGRSGHRLEAMHQRALRKLRRKLAPLVAKLFGVASASQFECPICQSPHREEIDHIIRERNPDQTWRPVLRRIRDRFGLRLTTPQILIGHEKYH
- a CDS encoding DUF5668 domain-containing protein codes for the protein MSDYTKRNGRGSIVSGVIILGVGLFFSGVNWEVLPPVQDSWPLFLIIVGVALIVGNLYRRGSTRDESETPPPPPMP
- a CDS encoding type II CAAX endopeptidase family protein, whose amino-acid sequence is MKESSLENQEYKRETVYSPGHSGFEPSDPMAIFKLQTDNGAFARSHWTWVSLGVLLVFYPGLSLIGIGEDPTVLLRSLNQGVLIFLLIATILFQWTIFLVNYVTVYFEGTGLAGVGLSRLRGIDFAWGGAFFLAAWLLLTGLAWLLGQAGMPLPGEVEMLIPTESLGKVVWVAVSFTAGFCEEIGFRGYLMTRLRILGRFQSWVVPTIVSAVAFGICHAYQGLPGFILISVYGVLFSLLYIRTGRLWPCIIAHFFQDFGALFLPR
- a CDS encoding YIP1 family protein — translated: MGDAEMGNASTAMAVETPATKPYGYLKIIAYLFFEPSRAFRELSKTPRWLVPLVLCSLVAVGFEAATSRYRMADLKERISNDSTLSPQEVSRRLHNIDAQRTTSISYTKVALGAAILTGINVMKVIAVSTILLLSTLSLRERASFKQLFSAVSFIFLVTIPEKIIVAALMVVKGSYDVQLGPAAFVSGESEGSLLITVLERLDIFSIWIAILMVTALPIVTGISKRRAAVVVCCLWAGWLLLAMLPIKLIDIN
- a CDS encoding ABC transporter permease — translated: MYRAFLFIKRGLITLFSYRTALVLGIVGSFVGLLQFTFMGTFLNDGNSFPALAAYGGNLLAYLIIGTAFSSFLGVSLSSFSGTIRSEQQMGTLEFLLLSNTPLELILLYSGLMNFLQVLVNVALLLAIVVLVFGIPMDINVPAAIAAMFLTVTSLSGIGLMSAGIIIVTKVGDPISWAFTALTGLFSGVLFPVEYLPSYLKPISVVLPTTYALDALRLALIKNASTATIAPQLTILFILSLVTLPLGLTAVRMGFNQARRAGSLAHY
- a CDS encoding ABC transporter ATP-binding protein, whose amino-acid sequence is MIALDQISYQYAKSTRPALHELSLMSEPGCIFTLLGPNGAGKTTLLRIVSGLIVPQAGSVTVCDHDMRTREYQARACIGLVLGEERSFYYRLSGAQNLEFFGGLYGIPRHALTERIGRLLVLVGLEGDAKLQYMRYSNGMKKRLALARALLHDPPVLLLDEPNSGIDPASARTIREILTEQKDRGKTILLTTHDMTEAERLSDQIGFLKEGKLLMVGTLAEFQGLSKKTRFEIDFCRTSDFSANRLNTLAERIRSVSDLHTIDATDTRLVITSNGSFDMGAVLKEVTDSGLAIVRANTCTASLEDVFIQLAG
- a CDS encoding CPBP family glutamic-type intramembrane protease, yielding MNRGIHTSAQIRWCYLLLSAAILYAATGLCTNIMRAGMMHTSPILVELTLAVFLLAWTIFFAAAGLVGLSRDLPSFVAWGFVIDRKLWISVVLIVITGAILIHRYPGTIWSYESSMPWKVGGATLEEIVCRGVFINSIVFVVRPRSKWTVAVLLCAAAALWAAAHIPTKSLVEIWGLFTSGVALGYIYYYTRSLLFPIFSHVTANAGMLGGVVGVVGYFVVSVLVHVLARSRRTSEARPT
- a CDS encoding radical SAM protein; the encoded protein is MVNLQEGGFVTPAELDELDAIRASHYQARFGHQGFGLTIVPTCRCNFACDYCYESKDIHCMAVDQDSDMSKSVQEHLLYLCEKEIPQNAAFFAMWYGGEPLLSRDVIQSLTTGFVRICESKKSVYHSGMITIGYLLTPDNVEFLAQNQVKFVQITIDGPKHVHDRRRPLRGGGETFDRILDNICYMGEKGKPAVSIRVNIDRRNAEDVPELLSILRGHGLHSKPNIRLYFGQTVHYSNSCPDIASQCMASQEFSFWMVGAYRTALAHGFRIGM